Proteins encoded by one window of Aspergillus chevalieri M1 DNA, chromosome 6, nearly complete sequence:
- a CDS encoding uncharacterized protein (COG:O;~EggNog:ENOG410PPV7;~InterPro:IPR001841,IPR042448,IPR017907,IPR013083;~PFAM:PF14634;~go_component: GO:0000795 - synaptonemal complex [Evidence IEA];~go_function: GO:0061630 - ubiquitin protein ligase activity [Evidence IEA];~go_process: GO:0007131 - reciprocal meiotic recombination [Evidence IEA]), producing MDFYLRCNSLKCRTQLKERAVVTTCSHIFCLRCADKLGLSQSTSGGRNCPACQSTLLNPDDAVSTILNPTEDYKTSVLSGLDPNTIMECAGRALVFWAYQTTQEIFYQEFLGKTLTEKYTTLNTQMDKVIHNANSEISTLQARLSDMQTAQEQLKKKNQELFEMYRDKSRKFTQITNLYNLLKSRAMKSQMQTAASDSVSQALNSLGSRNGVSTSASNRPMSMARDPQTPSSKQYGNYPVNQEGVEQLHRYQRSGTGSSKGRRDDIVTMPPPSRPMGTPRPAVANTPNVPAATPQHRTRLPGPGSVPGSVRPSTTLSILPQGNAMFERFHGGIPTSQSPTTSGYFPDPDHGPISRENLSFQVSGQGMVNHSSGNTLGTSGLRNSLFGSRRV from the exons ATGGATTTCTATCTCAGGTGTAATTCTCTCAAGTGTCGCACTCAACTGAAAGAGAGAGCAGTTGTCACGACTTGCTC ACACATTTTCTGTCTTCGTTGCGCAGATAAACTCGGTCTCTCACAGTCTACCTCCGGTGGTCGCAACTGTCCAGCATGTCAATCTACCCTCCTCAACCCAGACGACGCGGTCTCGACCATCCTGAACCCGACTGAGGACTACAAAACCAGCGTGCTCAGTGGGCTTGATCCGAACACTATAATGGAGTGTGCTGGTCGGGCGTTAGTCTTCTGGGCGTATCAGACGACTCAAGAGAT TTTCTACCAGGAGTTCCTTGGGAAGACGCTTACGGAGAAGTACACGACTTTGAATACGCAGATGGACAAGGTGATTCATAATGCCAATTCTGAGATCTCGACCTTGCAGGCTAGACTTTCAG ACATGCAAACGGCCCAAGAACAACTCAAAAAGAAGAACCAAGAGCTATTCGAGATGTACCGCGACAAGTCCAGGAAGTTTACCCAGATCACGAACCTCTACAACCTCTTGAAGTCACGAGCCATGAAATCCCAGATGCAAACAGCTGCGTCGGACTCGGTATCCCAGGCTTTGAACTCGCTTGGCTCACGGAACGGAGTGTCAACCTCAGCCTCGAATAGACCTATGAGCATGGCTCGGGACCCCCAGACTCCGTCGTCGAAGCAATATGGAAATTACCCGGTTAATCAAGAAGGAGTTGAACAACTTCATCGATACCAACGGAGTGGTACTGGCAGTTCCAAGGGACGAAGAGACGACATCGTGACAATGCCACCACCAAGCCGCCCAATGGGAACACCTAGGCCAG CCGTCGCAAACACACCCAACGTGCCCGCGGCAACACCTCAACATCGAACACGTCTCCCAGGTCCAGGCTCCGTGCCAGGTTCCGTGCGTCCCTCGACAACATTATCGATTCTACCGCAGGGCAACGCAATGTTTGAACGGTTTCACGGTGGTATTCCTACCAGTCAATCACCTACTACTAGTGGCTATTTTCCAGACCCTGATCATGGCCCTATAAGTCGGGAAAACCTCAGTTTTCAAGTTTCTGGTCAAGGTATGGTCAATCATTCGTCAGGAAATACGCTTGGGACTTCGGGATTGAGGAATTCGTTGTTTGGTAGTAGGAGGGTATAA